DNA sequence from the Macrobrachium nipponense isolate FS-2020 chromosome 26, ASM1510439v2, whole genome shotgun sequence genome:
ctgccttccacaaagCGCAGAGGACCGTGCCTTCCACAAAGCACAGAGGGCCCTGCCttccacaaagggcagaggaccctgccttccacaaaggGCAAAGGACCCAGCCttccacaaagggcagaggaccctgcttTCCACAAAGCGCAGATGACACTGCCTTCCAAAAAGCGCAGAGGATCCTACCTTCCACAAATCGCAGAGCACCCTGCCTTctacaaagggcagaggaccctgccttccacaaagCGCAGAGGACCGTGCCTTCCACAAAGCACAGAGGGCCCTGCCttccacaaagggcagaggaccctgccttccacaaagggcaaaggaccctgccttccacaaagggcagaggaccctgcttTCCACAAAGCGCAGATGACACTGCCTTCCAAAAAGCGCAGAGGATCCTGCCttccacaaagggcagaggaccctgccttccacaaagggcagaggactcTGCCTTCCACAAagcgcagaggaccctgcctcCACAAagcgcagaggaccctgccttccacaaagcgcagaggaccctgccttccacagAGGGCAGTggaccctgccttccacaaagTGCAGAGGTCCCTGCCttccacaaagggcagaggaccctgccttccacaaagTGCAGACGACCCTGCCTCCCACAAagcgcagaggaccctgccttccacaaagcgcagaggaccctgccttccactaagtgcagaggaccctgccttccacaaagTGCAGAGGACCTGCCTTCCACAAAgtgcagaggaccctgccttcccaCAAACTGCgccagaggaccctgccttccaaaATGCAGCAGCACAAAAAAGAGGAGGACCCTGCTCCCACAAATgcgcagaggaccctgcctcCACAAACAAAGCGCAGAGGACCCAATGCCTTCCACAAAGcagcagaggaccctgccttccacaaagCGCAGAGGGACCCTGCCTTCCCCCACAAATGCACAGAGGACCCGTTCCTTCCACAAAGTGCAGAGGAACCCTGCCTTCCACTTAAAGCGCAGAGGACCCGCCTTCCACAAAGGGCAGAAGACCTTCCTTCCTCTAatggcagaggaccctgccttccacaaaggGCAGAAGACCCTGCCTTCCTCTAATGGCAGAGGACCCAGCCTTCCACAAATCGCAGAGCACCCTGCCTTCCACAAAGcccagaggaccctgccttccacaaagggcagaggaccctgccttccacaaagcgcagaggaccctgccttccacaaagcgcagaggaccctgccttccacaaagcgcagaggaccctgccttccacaaaTCGCAGAGCACCCTGCCTTctacaaagggcagaggaccctgccttccacaaagCGCAGAGGACCGTGCCttccacaaagggcagaggaccctgccttcctccaATGGCAGAGCACCCTGCCTTCCACAAATCGCAGAGCACCCTGCCTTCCACAAagcgcagaggaccctgccttccacaaagggcagaggacccttcTTTCCACAAAGGGCAGTGGACCCTGCCTTCCAAAACCACAAAGGGCAGTggaccctgccttccacaaaggGCAGCGGACCCTGACttccacaaagggcagaggaccctgcctttcaCAAAGCGAAGAGGACCCTGACttccacaaagggcagaggaccctgccttccacaaagggcagaggaccctgccttccacaaagggcagaggaccctgccttccacaaagggcagaggaccctgccttccacaaagggcagaggaccctgccttccacaaaggGCAGCGGACCCTGACttccacaaagggcagaggaccctgacttccacaaagggcagaggaccctgacttccacaaagggcagaggaccctgacttcctcaaagggcagaggaccctgacTTCCACAAATGGCAGAGGACCCGGCCTTCCACAAagcgcagaggaccctgcctcCCACAAagcgcagaggaccctgccttccacaaagCGCAGAGGTCCCTGACTTCCACAAAatgcagaggaccctgccttccacaaagcgcagaggaccctgccttccacaaagcgcagaggaccctgccttccacaaagCGCAGAGGACCCTCCTTCCACAAAGGGCAGaagaccctgccttcctcaatgCAGAGGACCCTTGCTTCCACAAAGGGCAGAGACCCTGCCTTCCTCTAatggcagaggaccctgccttccacaaaggGCAGAAGACCCTGCCTTCCTCTAATGGCAGAGGACCCAGCCTTCCACAAATCGCAGAGCACCCTGCCTTCCACAAAGcccagaggaccctgccttccacaaaTCGCAGAGCACCCTGCCTTCCACAAagcgcagaggaccctgccttccacaaagtgcagaggaccctgccttccacaaagcgcagaggaccctgccttcctctaATGGCAGAGGACCCTGCATTCCACAAAGGGCAGAAGACCCTGCCTTCCGCTAATgtcagaggaccctgccttccacaaaTCGCAGAGTACCCTGCCTTCCACAAAGcccagaggaccctgccttccacaaaTCGCGGAGCCCCCTGCCTTCCAGAAagcgcagaggaccctgccttccacaaagcgcagaggaccctgccttccacaaagcgcagaggaccctgccttccacaaaTCGCAGAGCaccctgccttccacaaagggcagaggaccctgccttccacaaagCGCAGAGGACCGTGCCttccacaaagggcagaggaccctgccttcctctaATGGCATAGCACCCTGACCCTTCCACAAATCGCCCAAGAGCACCCCTGCCTTCCACCCAAAGCGCATAGCGGCCCTGCCTTCCAcaaaagggcagaggaccctgccatTCCACAAAGGGCGGCAGAGGCCCGCTTCCACCCAAAGCCGTTGCCAATGAGGAACTGTCCTTTCAAACACAAAGGCGCAGTGGACCCTGCCATTCCACAAAGGGCAGCGGGACCCTGGACTTCCcaacaaagggcagaggaccctgccttttCCACAAAGCGAAGAGGAACCCTTACTTACCAGCAAAGGGCAAGGAGAACCCTGCCTTCCACAAGGGCAAAGGGAGGGCCCTGCCCTTCCACAAAGGGCGGCAAGGAGGACCCTGCCTTCCCACAAAGGGTGCAGGGACCTACCCTGACATTCCCCCAATCCCCAAAGGGCAAGGAACCCACTGCTTTGCCACAAAGCGAAGAGGACCCTGACTTGACAAAGGGCAAGGGCAATGACCCTGGACTTCCACAAAGGGGCAATAGGACCCTGACTTCCACAAAGGGCAGAGGTGTCCCCCCCTAGACTTCCTCAAAGGGGCGAAAGGACCCCTGACTTCCACAATTGGCCCAGAGGACCCTGACttccacaaagggcagaggacctcTGCCTTCCCAGAAAGGGCAGCGGACCCTGACttccacaaagggcagaggacctgACTTCCAAAAGGGCAGGAGGACCCTGGACTTCCACAAACAGGGCAGAAGGACCCTGCGTTCTACAAAGCGAAGAGGACCCTGAttccacaaagggcagaggaccctgacTTCCTCAAAAGGGCAGAAGGACCCTGACTTATACAAAGCATAGGACCCTGCCCTTCACAAAGGGAAAGGAGGGACCCTTAGCCTTTCCACAAAAGGCAGAGGACCCTGCTTCCACAAAAGTGCAGAGGACCCTGATTCCCACAAAGCAAGGAGGGAACCCTGCTTCCACAAAAGTGCAGAGGAACCCTGCTCCACAAAGTGCAGCAGGACCCTGCCTCCCACAAAGTGCAGAGACCTTGCCTTTCCACAAAAGGTGAGGGACCCTGCCCCCACAAAGTGCAGTGGGACCCGCCTTCCACCAAAGGTGCAGAGGACCCTGGCCCTTCCACCAAAGGCAGAGGAACCCCGTTTTCCACCAAAGGCATCGggaccctgccttccacaaagggcagaggaccctgccttccataAAGGCAGAGGGACCCGCCTTCCACAAGgtgcagaggaccctgccttccaaaaagtgcagaggaccctgccttccacaaGTGCAGGGACCCTTGGCCTTCCACAAAGTGCAGAGGACCCTGTTTTCCACAAAGTGCAtaggaccctgccttccacaaagggcagaggaccctgccttccacaaagggcagaggaccctgccttccacaaagtgcagaggaccctgccttccacaaagtgcagaggaccctgccttccacaaagcacagaggaccctgccttccacaaagcgcagaggaccctgccttccacaaagcgcagaggaccctgccttccacaaagcgcagaggaccctgccttccacaaagcgcagaggaccctgccttccacaaagCGTAGATGACACTGCTttccacaaagggcagaggaccctgccttccacaaagggcagaggaccctgccttccacaaagggcagaggaACCTGCCTTCCACAAAGGGCAGATAACCCTGTTTTCCACAAAGCGCAGATGACACTGCCTTCCACAAagcgcagaggaccctgcctttcaCAAAGCACAGAGGACCCTTCCTTCCACAAAGAacagaggaccctgcctttcaCAAAGcacagaggaccctgccttccacaaaggacagaggaccctgcctttcaCAAAGCacagaggaccctgcctttcaCAAagcgcagaggaccctgcctttcaCAAagcgcagaggaccctgcctttcaCAAagcgcagaggaccctgcctttcaCAAagcgcagaggaccctgcctttaCCAAagcgcagaggaccctgcctttcataagcgcagaggaccctgcctttcaCAAAGCACAGAGGGACCCAAATGCCTGTTTCACAAagcgcagaggaccctgcctttcaCAAAGCacagaggaccctgcctttcaCAAagcgcagaggaccctgcctttcaCAAagcgcagaggaccctgcctttcaCAAagcgcagaggaccctgcctttcaCAAAGCacagaggaccctgcctttcaCAAagcgcagaggaccctgcctttcaCAAagcgcagaggaccctgcctttcaCAAagcgcagaggaccctgccttccacaaagCGCAGAGGACCCTGCTTTCCACAAAGCGCAGAGGGCCCTGCCTTCCACAAAGCGCAGAGGGCCCTGCCTTCCACAAAGCGCAGAGGGCCCTGCCttccacaaagggcagaggaccctgccttccacaaagggcagaggaccctgcttTCCACAAAGCGCAGAGGACCCTGTCTTCCACAAagcgcagaggaccctgccttccacaaagCACAGAGGGCCCTGCCttccacaaagggcagaggaccctgccttccacaaagggcagaggaccctgcttTCCACAAAGCGCAGATGACACTGCCTTCCAAAAAGCGCAGAGGATCCTGCCttccacaaagggcagaggaccctgccttccacaaagggcagaggaccctgccttccacaaagggcagaggaccctgcttTCCACAAAGCGCAGATAACACTGCCTTCCAAAAagcgcagaggaccctgccttccacaaagggcagaggaccctgccttccacaaagggcagaggaccctgccttccacacAGTAGAGGCTGCCTTCCCATGGTTCCCAAAGGACAGAGGACCCTGGCCTTCCTTCCACAAAgtgcagaggaccctgccttccacaaagggcagaggactcTGCCTTCCACAAAGGACAGAGGACTCTGCCTTCCTCAAAGgacagaggaccctgccttcctcaaaggacagagaccctgccttcctcaaaggacAGAGGACCCCTGCCTTAGCCACCAAAGGAGGACTAGGCGAGGACCCTGCTTGCCTTCCTCAAAGGACAGAGGACTCTGCCTTCCTCAAAAGACAGAGGACTCTGCCTTCCACAAAGGgcc
Encoded proteins:
- the LOC135199609 gene encoding nuclear pore complex-interacting protein family member B3-like gives rise to the protein MQRTLPSKVAEDPALPQCAEDPAPTKRRGPCFQRRGPCLPQSAEDPAFHKAQRTLPSTKHRGPFLPQSAEDPAFHKAQRTLPSTKGRRPCLPLMAEDPAFHKGQKTLPSSNGRGPSLPQIAEHPAFHKAQRTLPSTNRRAPCLPQSAEDPAFHKAQRTLPSTKRRGPCLPQIAEHPAFYKGQRTLPSTKRRGPCLPQSTEGPAFHKGQRTLPSTKGKGPSLPQRAEDPAFHKAQMTLPSKKRRGSYLPQIAEHPAFYKGQRTLPSTKRRGPCLPQSTEGPAFHKGQRTLPSTKGKGPCLPQRAEDPAFHKAQMTLPSKKRRGSCLPQRAEDPAFHKGQRTLPSTKRRGPCLHKAQRTLPSTKRRGPCLPQRAVDPAFHKVQRSLPSTKGRGPCLPQSADDPASHKAQRTLPSTKRRGPCLPLSAEDPAFHKVQRTCLPQSAEDPAFPQTAPEDPAFQNAAAQKRGGPCSHKCAEDPASTNKAQRTQCLPQSSRGPCLPQSAEGPCLPPQMHRGPVPSTKCRGTLPST